A single Lactuca sativa cultivar Salinas chromosome 8, Lsat_Salinas_v11, whole genome shotgun sequence DNA region contains:
- the LOC128127844 gene encoding uncharacterized protein LOC128127844 encodes MAKYLSDFQFGVGVSGGAEAVLHSANKVLSERHNDGSLSMLSVDFSNAFNLVDRSALLHEVRLRCPFISLWVEFLYGQATRLYIGNAHIWSSTGVQQGDPLGPLLFALVLHPLLHNIRDNCKLLLHAWYLDDGTLIGDSEEVAKALDIIKAIGPQLGLQLNIKKTELFWPSCDGRKLREGLFLFGIGRPPLGVKLLGGVVSRDASFISNLAIKRAEDAVNLMRLLPQLSDPQSELLLLSSCMGIAKLFFGLRTCQPVHMEEAALFFNNGLRRAFEDIMVCGGPFFGDLQWRLGSPPIRFGGLGLYSAVKATSYAFVASRAQSWILQDHILRDIDIYSMDSDYACALDSLRNKLPDIDLSSFTTKDTP; translated from the coding sequence ATGGCCAAGTATCTCAGTGATTTTCAGTTCGGGGTCGGGGTGTCGGGTGGCGCTGAAGCCGTATTACATAGCGCCAACAAGGTGTTGAGTGAACGCCACAATGACGGGTCTCTTTCCATGCTTAGTGTGGACTTCTCTAATGCCTTTAACCTTGTTGACAGATCCGCATTACTTCATGAGGTTAGATTGAGGTGCCCTTTTATATCCTTGTGGGTAGAATTCCTATATGGTCAAGCAACAAGGTTATATATAGGGAACGCACATATTTGGTCTTCTACTGGAGTTCAACAAGGAGACCCCTTGGGACCACTTCTCTTTGCCCTTGTGTTGCACCCGCTCTTGCATAATATTAGAGACAATTGCAAGCTTCTTCTCCATGCATGGTACCTGGATGATGGCACTCTTATTGGAGATTCTGAGGAGGTGGCCAAAGCCTTAGACATCATTAAGGCTATTGGCCCACAATTGGGCCTTCAgttgaatatcaagaaaaccgaGCTCTTTTGGCCCTCGTGTGATGGAAGGAAGCTGCGTGAGGGGTTATTCCTGTTTGGCATCGGGAGGCCGCCATTGGGGGTGAAACTTCTTGGGGGAGTTGTTAGCAGAGATGCTAGTTTCATTAGCAACTTAGCCATAAAGAGAGCTGAAGACGCTGTGAATTTGATGCGCCTTCTTCCACAATTGTCTGACCCGCAGAGTGAGCTCCTTCTACTTTCGTCTTGTATGGGTATTGCTAAACTTTTCTTTGGGCTGAGGACGTGCCAACCCGTTCACATGGAGGAGGCGGCGTTGTTCTTCAATAATGGATTACGCAGGGCATTTGAGGACATTATGGTTTGTGGTGGCCCCTTCTTTGGCGACTTACAGTGGCGACTTGGTTCCCCACCCATTCGGTTTGGTGGTTTGGGTTTATACTCGGCAGTAAAGGCTACCTCATATGCTTTTGTTGCCTCAAGGGCCCAATCTTGGATAttgcaagaccacatcttacgggaTATCGACATTTATAGTATGGATTCTGATTATGCTTGTGCCTTAGATTCTCTTCGTAACAAGCTTCCGGACATTGACCTTAGCAGTTTTACTACTAAGGACACCCCCTAA
- the LOC111907669 gene encoding cyclin-dependent kinase inhibitor 3 → MGKYMRKAKLTGDAVAVMEVSSSLGVRTRAKTLALQKLQASKTTDTPPLEDNHELSYLQLRSRRLEKPPLQQSTCCRQENPNPSMGTSRLVIRSGGSVSVGSGSCNENHRVLRESKIKADEETEAYCDFGTEETSFGENNTDFDGRERSTRESTPCSFIRESNTNNTPGSATNRHASNRVIQGIMPSAQEIEVFFARHAHEQQRRFSEKYNFDIVNEKPLEGRYEWVKVQP, encoded by the exons ATGGGGAAGTACATGAGGAAAGCGAAATTGACCGGCGATGCGGTGGCAGTTATGGAAGTCTCTTCTTCTCTCGGCGTCCGAACGCGAGCCAAAACCCTAGCCTTACAGAAACTTCAAGCTTCGAAAACCACTGACACACCTCCGCTCGAGGACAACCATGAGTTGTCGTATCTCCAGCTTCGAAGCCGTAGGCTGGAAAAGCCACCGCTGCAACAATCGACGTGCTGCAGGcaagaaaaccctaaccctagcatgGGAACTTCGAGGTTGGTAATTCGTTCCGGTGGTTCGGTTTCAGTTGGGTCCGGTTCATGTAATGAAAACCATAGGGTTTTGCGTGAGTCCAAAATCAAAGCAGACGAAGAAACAGAGGCTTATTGTGATTTTGGTACTGAAGAAACTTCTTTTGGCGAAAATAATACTGATTTCGATGGCAGAGAGag GAGCACTAGAGAAAGCACACCTTGTAGCTTTATAAGGGAGTCAAATACCAATAATACCCCTGGATCTGCTACAAACCGACATGCTTCTAACAGGGTAATCCAGGGGATTATGCCTTCAGCACAGGAGATTGAGGTGTTTTTTGCTCGACATGCACATGAACAGCAACGACGTTTTTCTGAAAA GTACAACTTTGATATTGTGAATGAAAAGCCGCTTGAAGGGCGTTATGAATGGGTGAAAGTCCAACCATAA